The nucleotide window TTGACCTGGCTCATCGAGCCATCGTATTTGCGATCTTGGCTTTCCATGCCGATCGTGGCTCCCGGAAAAATCCGGTTCTGAGCCCCAATTTCAGTATCACCATCAATTACCACGTGAGCCCCAATTTCGCTGTCAGGGCCAATGGTCACTTTCTCGCCGATGACGGCATAGGGGCCAACCTTAACGCTGGGATGCAGCCTGGCACCAGAATGAATCACCGCCGTTGGATGAATAAGCGTAGTCAAAGTCATGCCTCCGGAAACCAACGCAATAGCTGGAATGCAGGAAAATACAGAGGTTCTGGTAGGAGCTGCAAGGACATTAATCCACCACCGAAAACATCAACTCCCCTTCGCAAACAAGCTGACCATCTACCTCAGCTCGACCCTGCATTTTGCCAAATTTTAGGCGCTTGATCGCCAGCAATTCTACGGTCATGATTAGCTGGTCCCCCGGGACAACTGGGCGGCGAAACCGCACCTTGTCAATCCCGGCGAACACACAGAGACCGTTCACGCCCGGAATTTGTGTCAGCACAATGCCCCCCACCTGGGCCATCGCTTCTACAATCAGCACCCCAGGCATGATGGGCCGGCCGGGGAAATGCCCCTGAAACTGCGGCTCGTTGAACGTAACGTTTTTAATCCCAACCGCTCGCTGGCCAGGAACGTAGTCAATAATGCGATCAACCAGCGCAAATGGGTAGCGGTGAGGCAGCAGTGCCTGGATCTCCTCGGCTGAAAAGGTCTGCTTCACGGTCTCTGCCTCGCTTGAGTCGAGCAGATCGGGTTCTGGTGCGACAACAGCAGGGCCGACGGCCTGGACAGTTGAGTTTGAAGAGTTCACGTTTACCACGGTCTCAATTCCCACTTGCATTGAAGGCGCAGCTTAGGGAGAAAGGCCCTCACTGCGTTTAAATGATTCTCCCACTAGATGGTCATCCTATGATGGTCCTTAAGTTGGCGATAGGGCCTTTTGCAGGGTTTTTGCCAACTCTACATGCAGTCGGTGGCT belongs to Pseudanabaena sp. FACHB-2040 and includes:
- the fabZ gene encoding 3-hydroxyacyl-ACP dehydratase FabZ, translating into MLDSSEAETVKQTFSAEEIQALLPHRYPFALVDRIIDYVPGQRAVGIKNVTFNEPQFQGHFPGRPIMPGVLIVEAMAQVGGIVLTQIPGVNGLCVFAGIDKVRFRRPVVPGDQLIMTVELLAIKRLKFGKMQGRAEVDGQLVCEGELMFSVVD